One stretch of Qipengyuania gelatinilytica DNA includes these proteins:
- a CDS encoding DsbA family oxidoreductase, whose protein sequence is MSGPRKLTIDIWSDVMCPWCLVGWGNLKQALGQLDGELDADIRWHAFELNPEMPEEGEERTAHIARKYGRTIEQSKQVRGQMRQAAEAAGVSLDYEGDTDPAPDAMMWNTFAAHRLLTWALEEHGAEKQTELKLALFKAHFNQRRRIGERDVLLDVAEEVGLDRAAAAAALDDEELARKTRVEERAAMEMNITGVPAMIVEGRFMIPGAQPPEAYVNALRRVAEKTAAA, encoded by the coding sequence ATGAGTGGGCCGCGCAAACTCACGATCGACATCTGGTCCGATGTCATGTGCCCCTGGTGCCTTGTCGGCTGGGGCAACCTCAAGCAGGCGCTGGGCCAGCTCGACGGCGAGCTCGACGCGGATATCCGCTGGCATGCCTTCGAACTCAATCCCGAGATGCCCGAGGAAGGCGAGGAGCGCACCGCGCACATCGCGCGCAAATACGGCCGTACTATCGAGCAGTCGAAGCAGGTCCGGGGCCAGATGCGGCAGGCTGCGGAAGCCGCTGGTGTCAGCCTCGATTACGAGGGTGATACAGATCCCGCGCCCGATGCCATGATGTGGAACACCTTCGCCGCGCACAGGCTGCTGACCTGGGCGCTGGAGGAGCATGGTGCCGAGAAGCAGACCGAGCTCAAACTCGCGCTCTTTAAGGCCCATTTCAACCAGCGCCGCCGCATCGGCGAACGCGACGTCCTGCTCGACGTGGCTGAAGAGGTCGGGCTCGACCGCGCTGCCGCCGCCGCCGCGCTCGACGACGAAGAACTCGCCCGCAAGACCCGCGTCGAGGAACGCGCCGCGATGGAAATGAACATCACGGGCGTGCCCGCGATGATCGTCGAGGGACGCTTCATGATCCCCGGCGCGCAGCCGCCAGAAGCCTATGTGAACGCGCTCAGGCGGGTAGCGGAAAAGACTGCGGCTGCTTGA
- a CDS encoding DUF1996 domain-containing protein, whose protein sequence is MTKEAFAAFDFSASGAARYECSLDGSTAEACESPYLAFPLETGAHTLSVTAYDSAGNAGPSANASWTVSSIFGDSADASLHPEITRTTVNPAPVAPNSWKGILRINCDFAHSDYDDPIVFPGQDGAAHLHRFYGNTLLDENSTIESLFTSGESSCQGNTLNRSAYWIPALLAPSYDPGTGSRLVDSDGEPAWKVVPAVVGNDDVAHEVFYYSAGVSDLSSIQPIPLGLKMIAGNHMGQPGMEQDTSIVRWHCQSWFSDEATNPQWSTSIPECAAPDRLRMDIFFPSCWNGTDLDSADHNSHLAYPIETGALTVCPSTHPVPIIRVSFHYAWGVLPDVYDPATETSRGWRMASDSYDVSTATPGGMSLHGDWFNAWHPEALQAILDTCIKGGLDCHDGNLGTGFRLSGTRPGTQSEPPVIGMGHGT, encoded by the coding sequence GTGACCAAGGAAGCCTTCGCGGCTTTCGATTTCTCGGCTAGCGGCGCTGCGCGTTACGAGTGCAGCCTCGATGGGTCTACGGCTGAGGCTTGCGAAAGTCCCTACCTTGCCTTTCCACTCGAGACAGGAGCGCACACCCTCAGTGTCACCGCCTATGACAGTGCGGGCAATGCCGGCCCATCCGCCAACGCATCCTGGACGGTGAGCAGCATCTTCGGCGATAGCGCAGACGCATCGCTCCACCCCGAGATCACCCGTACAACGGTAAATCCAGCACCGGTGGCGCCCAACAGCTGGAAGGGCATCCTGCGGATCAACTGTGACTTCGCCCATTCGGACTATGACGATCCCATCGTCTTTCCCGGACAGGACGGAGCGGCGCATCTGCACCGGTTTTATGGCAACACCCTGCTGGACGAGAACAGCACGATCGAAAGTCTGTTCACCAGTGGAGAATCGAGCTGCCAGGGCAATACCCTGAACCGCTCTGCCTATTGGATCCCCGCGTTGCTCGCTCCCTCATACGATCCGGGCACCGGCAGCAGGCTGGTGGACAGCGATGGAGAACCTGCGTGGAAAGTGGTGCCTGCCGTCGTCGGGAATGACGATGTCGCGCACGAGGTCTTCTATTATTCCGCTGGCGTGTCCGACCTGAGCTCGATCCAGCCCATTCCGCTCGGGCTGAAGATGATTGCCGGCAACCATATGGGACAGCCGGGAATGGAGCAGGACACGTCCATCGTTCGCTGGCACTGCCAATCGTGGTTTTCCGATGAAGCGACCAATCCGCAGTGGAGCACCTCGATCCCCGAATGCGCAGCGCCCGACAGGCTGCGGATGGATATTTTCTTCCCCAGTTGCTGGAACGGAACCGATCTCGATTCCGCCGATCACAATAGCCATCTGGCATACCCGATCGAGACGGGCGCGCTGACGGTCTGCCCATCGACCCATCCGGTCCCGATTATCCGGGTAAGCTTCCACTACGCATGGGGCGTACTTCCCGATGTTTACGATCCGGCGACCGAGACCAGCCGCGGCTGGCGCATGGCCTCGGACAGCTACGACGTAAGTACGGCGACGCCCGGGGGCATGTCGTTGCATGGTGACTGGTTCAACGCCTGGCACCCCGAAGCACTACAGGCGATCCTCGACACCTGCATCAAGGGCGGTCTCGATTGTCACGATGGCAATCTTGGTACTGGCTTCAGGCTATCGGGCACGCGCCCGGGTACGCAATCCGAGCCGCCGGTCATCGGCATGGGGCATGGCACGTAA